ACGGAGCTCTCGCCGACGCGATCGCTGCCGACCGGGACTGAACGTGATCGATAGCCTGGATTCCCGCTTTGCACCCTCGACCGATACCGACGAAAGGGGGCCACCAGTGCCGCTGTTCGTCGACACGAACGCGCTGTTCGCCTATTTTTACCGGCCATCGTCACAGCACGACGAGGTACGCACAGTGATCCGCGCGATCGGGGCGGGAGATCTGCCGTACAACCCGCTGTTGACGAACCAGTACGTCCTTGACGAGGTCGTGACGTTACTGCTCTCGCGGGCAGACACCCGAGCAGCACACGAGGCGCTCGGGAGCATCCTCGACGAACCGACGTTCGAGGTACTTGGCGTCGAGCCACAGCTCGTCGAGCGAGCGGTCGGACGGTTCCGCCGCTACGACGACCAAACGATCTCGCTTACCGACCACATGATCGCCGTTCAGGCCGACGAACGGGGCGTCGACCATCTGTTCACCTACGACGGTGACTTCCGAACCGTCGGGGTCACTGTCGTCCCTCGTGACGCCTGAGCGAAACCGACCTCGGCACGACATCACGAGATCGAGCGTTG
This genomic stretch from Halococcus salifodinae DSM 8989 harbors:
- a CDS encoding type II toxin-antitoxin system VapC family toxin, with product RSSRRRDRCRPGLNVIDSLDSRFAPSTDTDERGPPVPLFVDTNALFAYFYRPSSQHDEVRTVIRAIGAGDLPYNPLLTNQYVLDEVVTLLLSRADTRAAHEALGSILDEPTFEVLGVEPQLVERAVGRFRRYDDQTISLTDHMIAVQADERGVDHLFTYDGDFRTVGVTVVPRDA